The following coding sequences lie in one Cydia strobilella chromosome 20, ilCydStro3.1, whole genome shotgun sequence genomic window:
- the LOC134750510 gene encoding myrosinase 1-like translates to MQLLVILSLAVIGSNAASVKQKRFPDDFIFGASSAAFPIEGAWNISGKSESMWDHMIHNNPTLVTGETNGDIACDSYHKYKRDVEIMREIGLDMYRLSLSWSRILPSGFPNQINQAGVDFYNNYINEMLKYNIKPMVVLYNWDLPQKLQELGGFTNPLIIEWFEDYARVAFSLFGDRVKHWITLSGAREICLEGYGGALKAPRLNATGIGEYLCAKNLVVAHAKAYHAYNNDFKPSQSGECGITFGINYYPPLTDSEADKAASELFNQANWGLYADPIFSEQGGWPKEYAERVAAKSKEQGYPRSRLPAFTKEEIALVKGTADFIGVGHYTAANVYAYASDYEAGNIVPSMADDTNVGTSQPEEWPTAASSWLKWAPRSLYNALNEVHKRYSSAVIYVSDNGWSTTGGLQDDERISYIRAMLSDLLDVLDEGVMKIKGYIAFGLMDGFDWTAGFSERFGTYETDFESAEKTRTARKSALVAKHIIATRVVDPDYEPENLNISIDEGH, encoded by the exons ATGCAGCTACTCGTCATTTTAAG TTTAGCAGTGATTGGCAGCAATGCCGCATCCGTCAAGCAGAAGAGGTTCCCTGATGATTTCATCTTTGGTGCTTCCAGCGCGGCCTTCCCGATAGAGGGAGCTTGGAATATAAGTG GCAAATCAGAAAGCATGTGGGACCACATGATCCACAACAATCCGACACTGGTCACAGGCGAGACCAACGGAGACATCGCATGCGATTCCTACCACAAGTACAAACGGGACGTAGAGATAATGAGGGAAATAGGTTTAGATATGTACAGATTATCACTGTCCTGGTCCAGAATTCTGCCCTCCGGCTTCCCCAACCAAATAAATCAAGCGGGAGTTGACTTCTACAACAACTACATCAATGAAATGCTCAAGTACAACATCAAGCCCATGGTAGTGCTGTACAATTGGGATTTGCCTCAGAAACTCCAAGAGCTGGGAGGATTTACAAACCCCCTCATTATTGAATGGTTTGAGGATTACGCTAGAGTAGCATTTTCCTTATTTGGTGATCGAGTTAAACATTGGATAACGCTTAGTGGTGCTAGAGAGATATGCCTTGAAGGCTACGGTGGGGCATTAAAAGCCCCTCGGCTGAATGCCACTGGTATAGGGGAGTATTTGTGCGCGAAGAACTTGGTGGTGGCTCACGCGAAGGCGTACCACGCGTACAACAACGACTTTAAGCCCAGCCAGAGCGGGGAGTGTGGAATCACGTTCGGCATTAACTATTACCCGCCATTGACGGATTCTGAGGCGGATAAGGCGGCTTCTGAACTTTTTAACCAAGCAAAT TGGGGCTTATACGCCGATCCCATTTTCTCGGAGCAAGGTGGCTGGCCCAAGGAGTACGCTGAGCGCGTTGCCGCAAAAAGCAAGGAACAGGGCTACCCCAGATCTCGTCTCCCAGCGTTCACTAAGGAAGAGATAGCCCTCGTGAAAGGCACTGCGGACTTCATTGGTGTTGGTCACTACACAGCCGCTAATGTGTACGCTTACGCTAGTGATTATGAAGCAGGTAATATCGTGCCGAGCATGGCGGACGATACGAATGTAGGCACGTCTCAGCCAGAGGAATGGCCTACGGCAGCGTCTTCCTGGTTAAAA TGGGCGCCCCGCAGCTTATACAACGCCTTAAACGAAGTACACAAGAGATACAGCAGCGCAGTCATATACGTGTCGGACAATGGATGGTCCACAACCGGCGGTCTTCAGGATGACGAACGCATCAGTTACATCAGAGCCATGCTGAGCGACCTGCTGGATGTGCTGGATGAGGGAGTTATGAAGATAAAAGGATACATAGCCTTCGGTTTAATGGACGGTTTTGACTGGACGGCGGGATTCTC AGAGCGCTTTGGTACTTACGAGACGGATTTCGAATCGGCCGAGAAGACGCGAACTGCTCGCAAATCCGCGCTGGTCGCCAAACACATCATCGCGACCAGAGTGGTCGACCCCGACTACGAGCCAGAAAATCTCAATATCAGCATAGATGAAGGACATTGA
- the LOC134750772 gene encoding myrosinase 1-like, producing MQRILILSLAVLGSNAASVKKFPDDFLFGAATGSYQIEGAWNISGKTANMWDYLTHNKPTVIADESNADIACDTYHNYKRDVEMMRELGLDAYRFSLSWSRILPTGFSNQINQAGVDFYNNYIDEMLKYNITPIVTLYYWDLPQKLQELGGFTNPLIIEWFEDYARVVFSLFGDRVKHWITFHGPREICLEGYGETIKAPQLNATGIGEYLCAKYLLVAHAKAYHAYNNDFKPSQGGECGLTISINYYPPLTDSEEDKAASELFNQENWAIYSDPIFSEQGGWPKEYSERVAAKSKEQGYPRSRLPDFTEEEIALVKGAADFFGLGHFTAAFVYAYASDYEAGNIVPSSADDTNVGTSQPTTWPTAASSWLKQAPRSLYNVLTHVHKRYSSPVIYVTENGWSTTGGLQDDSTVSYIRAMLTDVLDVLYEGIQIKGYFVWGFMDAFEWTAGYSERFGLYNVDFESAERTRTARKSALVYKHIIANRVVDADYEPENLNITIDEGH from the exons GCAAAACAGCAAACATGTGGGACTACTTGACCCACAACAAGCCGACAGTGATCGCAGACGAGAGCAACGCAGACATCGCATGCGATACCTACCACAACTACAAACGGGACGTAGAGATGATGAGGGAATTAGGTCTAGATGCGTACAGATTCTCTCTGTCCTGGTCCAGAATTCTGCCCACCGGCTTCTCCAACCAAATAAATCAAGCGGGAGTTGACTTTTACAACAACTACATCGATGAAATGCTCAAGTACAACATCACGCCCATCGTAACGCTGTACTATTGGGATTTGCCTCAGAAACTCCAAGAGCTGGGAGGATTTACAAACCCTCTCATTATTGAATGGTTTGAGGATTACGCTAGAGTAGTGTTTTCCTTATTTGGTGATCGTGTTAAACATTGGATAACGTTTCATGGTCCTAGAGAGATATGCCTTGAAGGCTACGGTGAGACAATAAAAGCCCCTCAGCTGAATGCCACTGGTATAGGGGAGTATTTGTGCGCGAAGTACTTGCTGGTGGCTCACGCGAAGGCGTACCACGCGTACAACAACGACTTCAAGCCCAGCCAGGGCGGGGAGTGTGGACTCACGATCAGCATTAACTATTACCCGCCACTGACAGATTCTGAGGAGGATAAGGCGGCTTCTGAACTTTTTAACCAAGAAAAT TGGGCCATATACTCCGATCCCATTTTCTCGGAGCAAGGTGGCTGGCCCAAGGAGTACTCTGAGCGCGTTGCCGCAAAAAGCAAGGAACAGGGCTACCCCAGATCTCGTCTCCCAGACTTCACTGAGGAAGAGATAGCCCTCGTGAAAGGCGCTGCAGACTTCTTTGGTCTTGGTCACTTCACAGCTGCTTTTGTGTACGCTTACGCTAGTGATTATGAAGCAGGAAATATCGTGCCGAGCTCGGCGGACGATACGAATGTAGGCACGTCTCAGCCTACGACATGGCCTACGGCAGCGTCTTCCTGGTTAAAA CAAGCGCCCCGCAGCTTATACAACGTCTTAACCCACGTACACAAGAGATACAGCAGCCCAGTCATATACGTGACGGAGAATGGATGGTCCACAACCGGCGGTCTTCAGGATGACTCTACCGTCAGTTACATCAGAGCCATGCTGACCGACGTGCTGGATGTGCTGTATGAGGGAATCCAGATAAAAGGATATTTCGTCTGGGGTTTCATGGACGCATTTGAGTGGACGGCGGGATACTC AGAGCGCTTTGGTCTTTACAATGTGGACTTCGAATCGGCCGAGAGGACGCGAACTGCTCGCAAATCCGCGCTGGTCTACAAACACATCATCGCCAACAGAGTGGTCGACGCTGACTACGAGCCAGAAAACCTCAATATCACCATAGATGAAGGACATTGA